From the genome of Camarhynchus parvulus chromosome 8, STF_HiC, whole genome shotgun sequence, one region includes:
- the LOC115906133 gene encoding myomegalin-like isoform X7, which yields MRAPRRRDPCSSDTVPAVGPGARGMAASQEGLWGEGDEEPVPAEPRGCSGPAGAQPQPDPLAQTCLLRDLEMGPLAHTQTLRDFEQHLNDLKKENFSLKLRIYFLEERVQQKGEDSRDDVYRRNIELKVEVESLKRELQEKQQALDNTWVAAESQTSRSQAALRQQYEERQRESEHVYELLENKIQLLQEEARLARSEAEQATALARAEAERCRELTGKLKEAARTKQEDRSDNGCGSMAQRRIEELTQELAASNQLVEMLSAEKRDLQQCLEGSPVMEGQNLQDEGQQAAPGSAAAGEHVADVRAAELQGKLQHSEAANKLLQEKLNELNFELKSVQETSQRQDRTIQSLNEALKSKESKTEELYHIIEGQNETMAKLRDMLHRNHLGQQQVSESPLSPQEQQMSPLDLQNALFCAKLEVQKLKRAQRQKEHQLAEAKRAAHLLETTVHEEEQQKEATWQHNQELRAVVQQLQAELQDKVQQLQTLEWEKSRELQAQEQRVQRLTQQLAHKEQLLQESRELLQCQQSLEKSPAAMNAMLEKLQQRVSDRDAALERAVDEKFCALEKKEQELQQLRVSMRERGSDLERLRSVLCSNEATIHSLESLLKAKTLELEQVSATCQNLRWLKEEIEAKSGSRQKEQEGIIQQLQTCLHDRNKEVEELTATLLCKLGPGQSEVAEELCLRLQHKEKMLQDLLSDRNRQTMEHDAEIRELLQALSTKEQQSRVAAEKMAQALAERSSELQLLRQHMVGKDPVGTQSAGARPLKQDKQPIQDILQRAYGATVIAGSPQEDSSCRTEGVTMSAAELEKDLVNAKEELELMAKKERESRRELTALQTVVATQEEELQVQASDIESLTRTIQMKEDLIKDLQMQLVDPEEIPAMERLTQEVLVLREKVAVAESQGQEATGNRRQQQLLLMLEGLVAERNRLNEALQAERQLYGSLVKFHTHPDSAARDHALQVELEGVHELRGQLEEALGRSLECLSRLETQGAIGGQAAGSHTDGSTNFTDSMKEEAARGLAPQQSNPRARKENGSTERSAAPTAPERELRAEQELRELKAQLEEAGFSSVSHIRKAMLSLCLENAELKERMGEATSLLESGEQEEPGLGSPVATEPRRLPRKSRGSLGGSGDGPGLPAERGAVPTKRPALETRAQGDMAKRPCPGSPGGGDGSHVEGSVPGGGWPGLGAELRSQVAQGQRQCQELQDKLAASEATVRAQAEQLEKYHVLLREPQTQQLSKQVQVDFQDLGYETCGRSETEADRDESTSPECEEPDVFSETSLGEELGSPCQPGMSRAGKTARKTMALEDVEALHQHIQDLKAQLLNANKVIQSLQRRARSISVTSGYTSGAERPLPAPKALASPAHSLTDEDEGWQSDGHGALCPPALRAHRDLQSLVHRVTLLEAQLPAAKHGATLPKELHSATWPGKYNSLIQAQARELSHLRQVLREGRGLSRSLAQHLRDALRSFEDLLRGTDIDYYLGQGFREQLAQGRHLAERLSDKLGIRDRQDGEDKTSHELLAQRLSRELQEKEKVIESLEVKLQERSESPGSSCPPSESSHSASSSSFTSEGLEPCSDGDAASEYSQCHEEPAQHTGLHFDSLSQPVSAPLPALAPGLSPFLPAGPPPPAAPPLLGCCGNSLCSLAEAQQELQVLRRQLGESVTLPMAPAKPTVPLGPFGEGSKAPAPFCRHGALQGPAELPSGLWDVPPPGQLLYGALPPGYPCGQKLTGADLLEEHLVEIRNLRQRLEESICTNDRLREQLERRLASKGSGLPSDVYAQTPELGLQLSRENQALHEENRTLRLQRDHLSQELARVQETLVAACSRAREAEAELGQRRGKQRRLAEELSECQESVRQLRDERRSLQEDNNRLQHSVTLLQQQSEEQRLLLQTLRAELHIYKSLPGPSAETRAGCFPSPPVRDVGTDSAAPLLSPLASGTSVLRRMDEPRGADVLPRKSEGLTGAHIVGRLDTYRALEQHIVEGKALARELMCLTRPALGLPSCPLPAKEALGWTGTGQGHLWGSASTLHGILEECVSLLAAFWSTVLPVSPAQHQGKEQVLQGEIAALQARLSEREDALQSTARRLRSTAQLKDSMEQFIVSQLTRTHSVLRKARTNLEVKAQQALPVA from the exons ATGCGAGCCCCGAGGCGGAG ggacccctgcagcagtgacactgTGCCAGCCGTGGGGCCCGGAGCCAGAGGCATGGCAG CTTCCCAAGAAGGGCTGTGGGGTGAAGGTGATGAGGAGCCTGTGCCAGCCGAGCCGAGGGGTTGCAGCGGCCCCGCgggtgcccagccccagcctgaccCCTTGGCGCAGACGTGTCTCCTCCGGGACCTGGAGATGGGGCCCCTCGCCCACACACAAACCCTGCGGGACTTTGAGCAG CACCTCAATGACCTCAAAAAGGAGAATTTCAGCCTCAAGCTCCGCATCTACTTTCTGGAGGAGCGCGTCCAGCAGAAGGGCGAGGACAGCCGGGACGATGTCTACCGGCGG AACATTGAGCTGAAGGTGGAGGTGGAGAGCCTGAAgcgggagctgcaggagaagcaacAAGCCCTGGATAACACATG GgtggctgcagagagccagACGAGCCGCAGCCAGGCCGCGCTCCGGCAGCAGTACGAGGAGCGGCAGCGGGAGTCGGAGCACGTCTACGAGCTCCTGGAGAACAAgatccagctcctgcaggag GAGGCCAGGCTGGCACGGAGTGAGGCCGAGCAGGCCACGGCGCTGGCCAGAGCTGAGGCGGAGAGATGCCGGGAGCTGACAGGGAAGCTGAAGGAAGCGGCGAGGACAAAGCAGGAGGACAGGAGCGACAATGGCTGTGGCTCCATGGCCCAGAG GAGGATCGAAGAGCTGACCCAAGAGCTGGCTGCCAGCAACCAGCTCGTGGAAATGCTGTCAGCAGAGAAGCGTgacctgcagcagtgcctggaggggTCTCCGGTCATGGAGGGGCAA AATTTGCAGGATGAAGGGCAGCAGGCCGCTCCAGGCAGCGCTGCGGCAGGGGAGCACGTGGCCGATGTGcgtgcagcagagctgcagggcaaaCTCCAGCACTCTGAAGCTGCCAACAAG TTGTTACAGGAAAAGCTGAATGAAttgaattttgaattaaaatctgTTCAAGAAACATCACAAAGGCAAGATCGTACGATCCAGAGTCTGAACGAGGCCCTGAAGAGCAAAGAGAGTAAG ACAGAGGAGCTGTACCACATCATCGAAGGGCAGAATGAGACCATGGCCAAGCTGCGGGACATGTTACACAGAAACCatctgggacagcagcag GTGTCGGAGAGCCCACTGTcaccccaggagcagcaaatgTCACCGCTCGATCTTCAGAACGCCCTTTTCTGCGCCAAGCTGGAGGTGCAGAAACTGAAGAGAGCTCAGCGCCAGAAGGAGCATCAGCTGGCTGAAGCCAAGAGAGCAGCCCACCTCCTGGAGACCACAGTCCAcgaggaggagcagcagaaagaggCAACCTGGCAACACAACCAG GAGCTGCGTGCTGTGGTACaacagctgcaggcagagctgcaggacaagGTTCAGCAGCTCCAGACTTTGGAGTGGGAGAAAAGCCGTGAGCTGCaggcccaggagcagagggttCAGCGTTTGACTCAGCAGCTGGCTCACAAGGAGCAGCTTCTGCAG GAGTCCAGGGAGCTTCTGCAATGCCAGCAAAGCTTGGAGAAGAGCCCTGCAGCCATGAATGCCATGTTGGAGAAACTGCAGCAGCGTGTCAGCGACAGGGATGCTGCTCTGGAG AGAGCAGTAGATGAGAAGTTCTGTGCCctggagaagaaggagcaggagctgcagcagctgcgcGTGTCCATGCGGGAGCGCGGCAGCGACCTGGAGAGGCTGCGCAGTGTCCTCTGCAGCAACGAGGCCACCATCCAC AGCCTGGAGAGCCTCCTGAAGGCCAAAACCCTGGAACTGGAGCAGGTCTCAGCAACCTGCCAAAACCTCCGCTGGCTCAAGGAGGAGATTGAGGCCAAATctggcagcaggcagaaggagcaggaggggatCATCCAACAGCTGCAGACCTGCCTGCATGACAGGAACAAGGAAGTGGAG GAGCTTACAGCAACTCTGCTGTGCAAGCTGGGCCCCGGGCAGAGTGAGGtagcagaggagctgtgcctgcGCCTCCAGCACAAGGAGAAGATGCTGCAGGATCTCCTCAGTGACCGGAACCGTCAAACCATGGAGCACGATGCTGAAATtcgggagctgctgcaggctctgagcaccaaggagcagcagagcaga GTGGCTGCAGAGAAGATGGCACAGGCTTTGGCTGAAAGGAGCAGTGAGCTACAGCTGCTGCGCCAGCACATGGTGGGGAAGGACCCTGTTGGGACCCAGTCAGCTGGTGCCAGGCCATTGAAGCAGGACAAACAACCCATACAA GACATACTGCAAAGAGCTTATGGAGCTACAGTCATTGCTGGATCCCCACAGGaagacagcagctgcaggacagagggag TTACAatgtcagcagcagagctggagaaggatcTTGTCAATGCcaaagaggagctggagctaatggcaaagaaggaaagggaaagcagg cGGGAGCTCACTGCTCTCCAGACTGTCGTGGCCacacaggaggaggagctgcaggtgcaggcCTCAGATATTGAGTCCTTGACCAGAACCATCCAGATGAAAGAGGACCTCATCAAG GATCTGCAGATGCAGCTGGTGGATCCTGAAGAAATTCCAGCCATGGAAAGGCTGACACAAGAAGTGCTGGTGCTTCGGGAGAAAGTGGCCGTAGCAGAGTCCCAAGGACAGGAGGCTACTGGAAACAGAAGGCAACAG CAGTTGTTACTGATGCTGGAAGGGCTGGTGGCTGAGAGGAATCGGTTAAATGAGGCTCTccaggcagagaggcagctctATGGCAGCCTGGTGAAGTTTCACACACACCCAGACAG CGCTGCGAGAGACCACGCCCTGCAGGTGGAGCTGGAAGGGGTCCACGAGCTGCGGGGACAGCTGGAAGAAGCTCTTGGAAGAAGCTTGGAGTGTTTGAGCAGGCTGGAGACGCAGGGCGCCATAGGAG GTCAGGCCGCAGGTTCACACACCGATGGCAGCACCAACTTCACGGACAGCATGAAGGAGGAGGCAGCCCGTGGCTTAGCACCCCAGCAG AGCAACCCCCGGGCCCGCAAGGAGAATGGGAGCACCGAAAGGAGCGCAGCGCCCACCGCGCCCGAGCGGGAGCTGcgggctgagcaggagctgcggGAGCTGAAGGCGCAGCTGGAGGAAGCCGGCTTCTCCTCTGTCTCCCACATCAG GAAGGCGATGCTGAGCCTGTGCCTGGAAAACGCGGAGCTGAAGGAGCGGATGGGTGAAGCCACGTCGCTGCTGGAGAgcggggagcaggaggagccggggctgggcagccctgtgGCCACTGAGCCCCGGCGGCTGCCGCGGAAGAGCCGCGGGTCCCTCGGAGGCAGCGGGGATGGCCCAGGGCTCCCGGCAGAGAGGGGAGCGGTGCCCACCAAGCGCCCGGCGCTGGAGACCCGAGCCCAGGGTGACATGGCCAAGAGAccgtgccctggcagccccggTGGAGGGGACGGGAGCCAT GTGGAGGGCTCGGTTCCCGGCGGGGGCTGGCCCGGGCTGGGCGCAGAGCTGCGCTCCCAGGTGGCACAGGGCCaaaggcagtgccaggagctgcaggacaagCTCGCTGCCTCGGAGGCCACGGTGCGGGCACaagctgagcagctggagaaatACCACGTCCTGCTCC GTGAACCtcagacacagcagctcagcaagcAGGTGCAGGTGGACTTCCAGGACCTGGGCTATGAGACCTGTGGGCGCAGTGAGACCGAGGCAGACCGTGACGAGAGCACCAGCCCTG agtGCGAGGAGCCAGATGTGTTCAGTGAGACCAGCCTGGGTGAGGAGCTGGGGtctccctgccagccagggatGTCCAGAGCGGGCAAAACTGCCCGGAAAACCATGGCCCTGGAGGATGTGGAGGCCCTGCACCAGCACATCCAGGACCTCAAGGCCCAGCTGCTCAATGCCAACAAGGTGATCCAGAGCCTGCAGCGCCGTGCCCGCTCCATCTCTGTCACCAGCGGCTACACCTCGGGCGCTGAGCGGCCCCTGCCGGCTCCCAAGGCCTTGGCGTCCCCAGCGCACAGCCTGACGGACGAGGACGAGGGCTGGCAGTCGGACGGGCACGGCGCGCTGTGCCCACCCGCCCTGCGGGCACACCGCGACCTGCAGAGCCTGGTGCACCGCGTCACCCTGCTCGAGGCACAGCTGCCCGCGGCCAAGCACGGAGCCACCTTGCCCAAGGAGCTGCACTCTGCCACTTGGCCCGG GAAATACAACTCTCTGATCCAGGCCCAGGCTCGGGAGCTCTCCCACCTGCGGCAGGTGCTGCGGGAGGGCCGTGGGCTGAGCCgcagcctggcccagcaccTGCGGGACGCCCTGCGCTCCTTCGAGGACCTCCTCAGGGGCACTGACATCGACTACTACCTGGGCCAGGGcttcagggagcagctggcccagggcaggcaccTGGCTGAGAGGCTCAGCGACAAGCTGGGCATCA GAGATCGACAAGACGGGGAGGATAAAACCAGTCACGAACTCCTGGCACAGAG GCTCAGCCGGGAGCtccaggagaaggagaaggtgaTTGAGAGCCTGGAGGTGAAGCTGCAGGAGCGCTCCGAGTCCCCAGGTAGCAGCTGCCCGCCCTCGGAGTCATCCcactctgccagcagctcatcCTTCACCTccgaggggctggagccctgctctgaTGGGGATGCAGCCAGCGAGTACAGCCAGTGCCACGAGGAGCCTGCCCAACACACAG GCCTTCACTTTGACTCCTTGTCCCAACCCGTCAGTgcccccctgcctgccctggcccccgggctgtcccccttcctccctgccgGGCCCCCTCCTCCTGCGGCCCCGCCactcctgggctgctgtgggaattctctctgctccctggctgaggcacagcaggaactgcaggTGCTCCGGAGGCAACTGGGAGAAA GTGTGACACTGCCCATGGCACCAGCAAAGCCCACAGTGCCACTGGGCCCCTTTGGAGAGGGCAGCAAGGCCCCAGCACCGTTCTGCCGCCAcggagccctgcagggcccagctgagctgcccagTGGCCTCTGGGACGTGCCCCCGCCCGGCCAGCTGCTCTATGGGGCCCTGCCCCCGGGGTACCCCTGCGGGCAGAAGCTGACAG gggcAGACCTGCTGGAGGAGCACCTGGTGGAGATCCGCAACCTGCGCCAGCGCCTGGAGGAGTCCATCTGCACCAACGACCGGCTCCGGGAGCAGCTGGAGCGCCGCCTGGCCTCCAAGGGCAGCG GACTGCCCAGTGATGTCTATGCCCAGACAccggagctggggctgcagctgagcagggagaacCAGGCTCTGCACGAGGAAAACCGGACCCTGCGGCTCCAACGGGACCACCTCTCCCAAG agctggcacgGGTGCAGGAGACACTGGTGGCTGCCTGCTCCCGGGCACGggaggctgaggcagagctgggccagaGACGTGGGAAGCAGCGGAGGCTGGCGGAGGAGCTCTCCGAGTGCCAAGAGAGTGTTCGGCAGCTCCGGGACGAACGGCGCTCTCTGCAGGAGGACAACAACAG gctgcagcactcGGTGAcgctcctgcagcagcagagtgaggaGCAGCGCCTGCTCCTGCAGACCCTGCGTGCGGAGCTGCACATCTACAAGAGCCTCCCGGGCCCCTCTGCTGAGACACGAGCAG GCTGCTTCCCATCTCCTCCAGTGCGTGATGTTGGCACTGACTCAGCagctcccctcctgtccccactgGCCTCCGGCACGTCGGTGCTCCGGCGGATGGACG AGCCACGTGGGGCAGACGTGCTGCCGAGGAAGAGCGAGGGACTGACGGGGGCTCACATCGTCGGCCGCCTGGACACGTACcgagccctggagcagcacatcGTGGAGGGAAAGGCCTTGGCCCGGGAGCTGATGTGTCTGACACGCCCAGCACTCGGGCTGCCCAGCTGCCCGCTCCCGGCAAAGGAG GCCCTGGGATGGACGGGCACGGGGCAGGGCCACCTGTGGGGCAGCGCCAGCACCCTGCACGGCATCCTGGAGGAGTGCGTGTCCCTCCTCGCTGCCTTCTGGAGCACCGTGCTGCCCGTGAGCCCGGCCCAGCACCAGGGcaag gaGCAGGTGCTCCAGGGCGAGATCGCGGCGCTGCAGGCCCGGCTCTCCGAGAGGGAggatgctctgcagagcacGGCCAGGCGGCTGcgcagcacagcccagctcaagGACAGCATGGAGCAGTTCATCGTCAGCCAGT TGACCAGGACCCACAGTGTGCTGCGCAAGGCCAGGACAAACCTGGAG GTGAAGGCCCAGCAGGCCCTGCCTGTTGCGTGA